Proteins encoded by one window of Orbaceae bacterium BiB:
- a CDS encoding 1-acylglycerol-3-phosphate O-acyltransferase, whose product MLFLFRIIIGAILAILVCVFGVIFCLFNPRNPKNVARFAHIFGRVFTPLFGIKVITRECATIKNSGSHVFIANHQNNYDILVAGQVVQYGTVTIGKKSLVWVPFFGPLYWLTGNILLDRDNKSKARDTLGQVVNEIQKKDLSVWMFPEGTRSRGRGLLPFKTGAFRTAIAAGVPIVPICVSNTNTIRLNRWNNGYMIVEMLEPISTVGMQKEDAKGLMDRCYQMMDDKIKQLDEEVKRLNSQ is encoded by the coding sequence ATGCTTTTTCTATTTAGAATCATTATTGGTGCTATTCTAGCCATTTTAGTCTGTGTGTTTGGGGTGATTTTTTGTTTATTTAATCCACGTAATCCAAAAAATGTGGCGCGATTCGCTCATATTTTTGGTCGAGTATTTACGCCACTGTTTGGTATTAAAGTGATTACACGTGAATGTGCGACAATCAAAAATTCGGGTAGCCATGTGTTTATTGCCAATCACCAAAATAATTATGACATATTAGTCGCTGGGCAAGTAGTGCAATATGGTACGGTAACGATTGGTAAAAAAAGCTTAGTCTGGGTCCCTTTTTTTGGCCCTCTATATTGGCTAACGGGCAATATCTTACTCGATCGCGATAATAAATCTAAGGCGCGAGATACGTTAGGTCAAGTAGTGAATGAAATTCAAAAGAAAGATCTTTCGGTCTGGATGTTCCCAGAAGGTACGCGTAGTCGGGGGCGTGGATTACTGCCATTTAAAACGGGAGCCTTTAGAACGGCCATTGCTGCTGGTGTACCGATTGTACCAATTTGTGTCTCAAATACTAATACTATCCGCTTAAACCGTTGGAATAATGGTTATATGATTGTTGAGATGCTTGAGCCTATCAGTACGGTAGGAATGCAAAAAGAAGATGCTAAAGGATTGATGGATCGTTGTTATCAAATGATGGATGATAAAATCAAACAGTTAGATGAAGAAGTTAAGCGATTAAATAGCCAATGA
- the cmoM gene encoding tRNA uridine 5-oxyacetic acid(34) methyltransferase CmoM → MNSNKDRNFDDITGKFAQNIYGTTKGKIREEIVWQDLVTILHDFPQEQKLTILDAGGGQGQIACKLAKLGHQVTICDISQQMLDIAKESAEKDNLTLTYINAPIQQLAPDLQHTFDIVICHAVLEWVHEPQELLSSLKSLLKAQGTLSLMFYNYHGLLFRTVTLGNFGYVQAGLTKRKKKTLSPDYPRHPNDVYLWLADLDFTLTQKTGIRVFHDYLVDKQKQQTRFDELLAMEKQFCRQEPYLSLARYIHVVAKL, encoded by the coding sequence ATGAATAGTAATAAAGATCGCAATTTTGATGATATCACCGGCAAATTTGCGCAAAATATTTATGGCACAACCAAAGGGAAAATCCGTGAAGAAATCGTTTGGCAGGATCTTGTCACTATTTTGCATGATTTTCCTCAGGAGCAAAAACTCACTATTCTTGATGCCGGTGGTGGGCAGGGGCAAATTGCTTGTAAACTCGCTAAATTAGGTCATCAAGTTACGATTTGTGATATTTCACAGCAGATGTTAGATATCGCTAAGGAGTCTGCTGAGAAAGATAATTTGACCTTAACCTATATCAATGCACCGATACAGCAACTCGCTCCTGATTTACAACATACATTTGATATCGTAATTTGCCATGCGGTGTTGGAATGGGTACATGAACCACAAGAACTACTGTCTTCACTCAAAAGCCTACTAAAAGCGCAGGGCACCTTATCCTTAATGTTTTATAACTACCATGGTTTGTTGTTTAGAACCGTAACGCTAGGTAATTTTGGTTATGTACAAGCGGGACTGACTAAACGCAAAAAGAAAACATTATCACCTGATTACCCTCGTCATCCAAATGATGTCTATTTGTGGCTCGCTGATCTTGATTTTACCCTTACTCAAAAAACCGGAATTCGCGTTTTTCACGATTATTTAGTGGATAAACAGAAACAACAAACGCGCTTTGATGAATTACTAGCGATGGAAAAACAGTTTTGTCGGCAAGAGCCTTACCTGAGTTTAGCAAGGTATATCCATGTCGTTGCTAAATTATGA
- the rfaD gene encoding ADP-glyceromanno-heptose 6-epimerase, with protein sequence MIVVTGSAGFIGSNIVKGLNAQGYKDILVVDDLTDGTKFANLVDLDIADYMDKDEFIANIVAGEDMDIEVIFHQGACSSTTEWDGKFMMENNYNYSKDLLHYCLEFKIPFLYASSAATYGGRTDNFIEDRQHEKPLNVYGYSKFLFDQYVREILPQAQSQVCGFRYFNVYGPREQHKGSMASVAFHLNSQISQGDKPKLFVGSDTFKRDFIYVDDVVAVNLWFWKNNKSGIYNCGTGRAESFQAVADAVLGYHQKGEIEYIPFPDHLKGRYQTFTQADLTNFRKAGCPIEFQTVAEGTTKYMQWLNSK encoded by the coding sequence ATGATAGTAGTAACTGGTAGTGCGGGTTTTATTGGCAGTAATATTGTGAAAGGCTTAAATGCACAAGGCTATAAAGATATTTTAGTCGTTGATGACCTAACCGACGGTACTAAATTCGCTAATCTTGTTGATCTTGATATTGCTGATTATATGGATAAAGACGAATTTATTGCTAACATTGTTGCTGGCGAAGATATGGATATTGAGGTTATTTTTCACCAAGGCGCTTGTTCTTCTACGACTGAGTGGGACGGCAAATTTATGATGGAGAATAATTATAATTACTCTAAAGATCTTCTTCATTATTGCTTAGAGTTCAAAATCCCTTTTCTTTATGCTTCATCAGCGGCAACTTATGGCGGTAGAACGGATAACTTTATTGAAGATCGCCAGCATGAAAAACCATTAAATGTCTATGGTTATTCAAAATTCTTGTTTGATCAGTATGTCCGCGAAATTTTACCTCAAGCACAATCACAAGTCTGTGGATTCCGCTATTTTAATGTGTATGGACCACGGGAACAGCATAAAGGTTCAATGGCAAGTGTCGCATTTCATCTAAATAGTCAAATTAGTCAAGGTGATAAACCAAAATTGTTTGTAGGTAGTGATACTTTCAAACGTGACTTTATCTATGTTGATGATGTTGTTGCTGTCAATTTATGGTTCTGGAAAAATAATAAATCAGGTATTTATAACTGTGGTACAGGGCGTGCGGAATCATTCCAAGCTGTTGCTGATGCTGTTTTGGGTTATCATCAAAAAGGTGAAATTGAATATATTCCATTCCCTGACCATTTAAAAGGGCGTTATCAAACGTTTACTCAAGCAGATTTAACCAATTTTAGAAAAGCGGGTTGCCCAATTGAGTTTCAAACGGTTGCTGAAGGTACCACAAAATATATGCAATGGTTAAATAGTAAATAA
- the rfaF gene encoding ADP-heptose--LPS heptosyltransferase RfaF — protein MKTLIIGPSWVGDMMMSQSLYRTLKADNPQIEIDVMAPAWCRALLNKMPEVNQAIAMPIGHGSLALKERYQLGKQLKSKHYEQAIVLPNSLKSALIPFFAGIPKRTGWKGEMRYGLLNDIRTLDKQVFPLMVERYIALAYPKSDIRSAEDLPKPLLYPHLVVSAKDALLTRSEFNLSGAEPLIGFCPGAEFGPAKRWPDYHYAALADMLAKQEAKIIIFGSQKDRVVGDAIINQMTLGDRCLNLAGLTSLEQAVNLLSCCNAVVSNDSGLMHIAAALDRPLVALYGPSSPDFTPPLSNKAEIIRLITGYHKVRKGDAEEGYHQSLIDIQPELVFDKLMKLLERVRTSIGKEAP, from the coding sequence ATGAAAACGTTAATTATTGGACCTTCTTGGGTGGGTGATATGATGATGTCACAAAGCCTGTATCGTACACTTAAAGCAGATAATCCACAGATCGAAATTGATGTAATGGCACCAGCTTGGTGCCGTGCATTACTCAATAAAATGCCAGAAGTTAATCAAGCTATTGCGATGCCTATTGGTCATGGTAGCTTGGCGTTAAAAGAACGCTATCAACTTGGTAAACAGTTAAAAAGTAAGCATTATGAACAGGCGATTGTCTTACCTAACTCATTAAAATCAGCATTAATTCCCTTTTTTGCGGGGATCCCTAAACGAACTGGTTGGAAAGGGGAGATGCGTTATGGGTTACTTAATGATATTCGAACGTTAGATAAACAAGTATTTCCGCTGATGGTTGAGCGTTATATTGCTTTAGCCTATCCTAAGAGTGATATACGATCTGCCGAAGATCTACCAAAGCCACTACTTTATCCTCATTTGGTGGTCAGTGCAAAAGATGCGCTGCTTACTCGTTCTGAATTTAACTTATCGGGTGCTGAACCGCTGATTGGATTTTGCCCTGGTGCTGAGTTTGGTCCAGCTAAGCGTTGGCCTGATTACCATTATGCCGCATTGGCTGATATGTTAGCGAAACAAGAGGCTAAAATTATTATTTTTGGTTCTCAGAAAGATCGAGTCGTTGGTGATGCAATTATTAATCAAATGACGTTAGGTGATAGATGCCTTAATTTAGCAGGTTTAACTTCTCTTGAACAAGCGGTTAATTTATTATCATGCTGTAATGCTGTGGTGTCTAATGATTCTGGTTTAATGCATATTGCTGCTGCATTAGATCGACCTCTTGTTGCGTTATACGGTCCTAGTAGCCCTGATTTTACGCCACCTTTATCAAATAAAGCCGAAATTATTCGTTTAATTACGGGTTACCATAAAGTTCGTAAAGGCGATGCCGAAGAGGGCTATCATCAAAGTTTGATTGATATTCAACCTGAGCTGGTTTTTGATAAGCTGATGAAATTGCTTGAACGAGTTCGTACGAGTATTGGCAAGGAAGCACCATGA
- the rfaC gene encoding lipopolysaccharide heptosyltransferase RfaC, with amino-acid sequence MTKRVLIVKTSSMGDVLHTLPALTDACNAIGDIKFDWVVEENFAQIPSWHFAVDRVIPVAIRRWRKNWFAKSIRAERKQFIKQLQLQQYDCIIDAQGLIKSAFLITRKARGPKHGLDRKSAREPIASWFYDQKHFVAKELHAVERIRSLFAQSLGYTLPSETGDYAIAKHFLSALPDDNGRYLVFLHSTTRDDKHWTEQAWRNLITLIEPTGYKIKLPWGSFHEYERSVRLADGFSHVEVLPKLSLAEVATILAGAKAVVSVDTGLSHLTAALDRPNITLYGPTDPQLIGGYGRNQNSLISPEKSMNTISASMVYKQLLPLI; translated from the coding sequence ATGACCAAACGAGTTTTAATTGTTAAAACGTCATCAATGGGTGACGTTTTGCATACTTTGCCAGCACTAACTGATGCTTGTAACGCAATTGGTGATATTAAATTTGATTGGGTTGTTGAAGAAAATTTTGCTCAAATACCGAGCTGGCATTTTGCTGTTGATCGCGTGATTCCCGTCGCGATTAGACGTTGGCGGAAGAATTGGTTTGCCAAATCAATTCGTGCAGAGCGTAAACAATTTATTAAACAGCTCCAATTACAACAATATGATTGTATTATTGATGCTCAGGGATTAATTAAAAGTGCCTTTCTAATTACGCGTAAAGCACGTGGTCCGAAGCATGGTTTAGACCGAAAAAGTGCTCGTGAACCAATAGCCAGTTGGTTTTATGATCAAAAGCACTTTGTTGCTAAAGAGCTGCATGCTGTGGAGCGTATTCGAAGTTTATTTGCTCAAAGTTTAGGTTATACTCTGCCAAGTGAAACTGGTGATTATGCAATCGCCAAACATTTTTTATCGGCATTACCAGATGATAATGGGCGATACTTAGTCTTTTTGCACTCTACCACTCGTGATGATAAGCACTGGACAGAGCAAGCTTGGCGAAATTTAATTACACTGATTGAGCCGACGGGGTATAAAATTAAATTGCCATGGGGTAGCTTTCATGAGTATGAGCGTTCAGTTCGCTTAGCTGATGGATTTTCTCATGTTGAGGTTTTACCCAAATTATCATTGGCCGAAGTTGCAACTATTTTAGCAGGAGCAAAAGCGGTGGTATCTGTCGATACGGGCTTAAGTCATTTAACAGCGGCACTCGATAGACCAAATATTACGCTCTATGGTCCAACTGATCCTCAGTTAATTGGTGGGTACGGACGTAATCAAAATAGTCTAATTTCACCTGAAAAAAGTATGAATACGATTTCAGCATCGATGGTTTATAAGCAATTATTACCATTAATCTAG
- a CDS encoding DUF305 domain-containing protein: MKKLMVTLFSTALVLSANSVFANMDEHAMHDSNTNANTNTNITNPMTQEYMQAMDDMHKPMMDGVMSTDPDVAFVAGMIPHHQGAIDMAKIELKYGTDPEIRALAEQVIKAQEQEIEFMKKWLETHQAK, encoded by the coding sequence ATGAAAAAACTAATGGTCACTCTTTTTTCGACAGCGTTAGTTCTGTCTGCGAATAGTGTATTTGCTAATATGGATGAACATGCAATGCATGATAGTAATACCAATGCTAATACTAATACGAATATTACTAACCCAATGACTCAAGAGTATATGCAGGCAATGGATGATATGCATAAACCAATGATGGATGGGGTTATGTCTACTGATCCTGATGTTGCTTTTGTTGCCGGTATGATTCCACATCATCAAGGGGCAATTGATATGGCAAAAATTGAATTAAAATATGGTACGGATCCAGAAATTAGAGCGCTAGCTGAACAGGTTATTAAAGCACAAGAACAAGAGATTGAATTTATGAAAAAATGGCTTGAAACGCATCAAGCTAAATAA
- a CDS encoding DUF1440 domain-containing protein: MFGNKVNRQIIIWTTIIGGFISALVKWGSEVNMPPRVAGEISPPAAHIDSWLGWLGINSHSLDYVYQGTIVSGAVTLYHWLFSFAFAGVYVVGAYYCNKIRLWYGALYGIIITVAMHGFLIPLLGFRNPVYDNGATGWLWNLNGYELWSEILGHIYWGVSIEICMIAVLAHFGRPIRGEWRK, from the coding sequence ATGTTTGGAAATAAAGTCAATCGTCAGATTATTATCTGGACTACCATTATCGGTGGTTTTATTAGTGCTCTCGTTAAATGGGGTTCAGAAGTGAATATGCCCCCTCGAGTTGCAGGTGAGATATCGCCTCCAGCAGCACATATCGATTCTTGGTTAGGTTGGTTAGGAATTAACTCTCACTCGCTTGATTATGTCTACCAAGGTACTATCGTAAGTGGAGCCGTTACACTTTATCACTGGCTATTTAGTTTTGCTTTTGCTGGCGTCTATGTTGTTGGCGCTTACTACTGTAATAAAATTAGATTATGGTATGGTGCTCTATACGGTATTATCATTACTGTTGCGATGCATGGTTTTCTAATTCCATTATTAGGTTTCAGAAATCCAGTATATGACAATGGTGCGACAGGTTGGTTATGGAATCTTAATGGTTATGAATTATGGAGTGAAATCCTTGGTCACATCTATTGGGGTGTCTCAATTGAAATCTGTATGATTGCTGTACTTGCTCATTTTGGTCGTCCAATCCGTGGAGAATGGCGTAAATAA
- a CDS encoding metallophosphoesterase: MLTLPSILGDADIPFAMVPGNHDYDNYNWYSDNNGPGSNRPLKGATVWNQYFGANSHHFANKSWYRGGGAYGNDMNSFQIIDKDDFKFLHLALEMEPTTDDLLWAQRVLDGNPNLPVIITTHEWLVPSLDKNSPWANDYDAYFKGTSHLSPDKVWDRFVRKNKNIFMILSGHAWTPTVEGISNGENLRIDKNDDGYPVYQLLQDYQGNTIGPDGKPGSANGGGGWLRFIEFDTEAKKIHFYTYSTLLNKYAGKNGERTFNIPAEYSDFELDFPPQLLN; this comes from the coding sequence ATGCTAACCTTGCCCTCTATTCTTGGTGATGCTGATATCCCTTTTGCCATGGTACCAGGTAATCATGATTATGATAATTATAACTGGTATAGTGATAATAATGGACCAGGTAGTAATCGCCCATTAAAAGGTGCAACAGTTTGGAATCAATATTTTGGTGCTAACTCTCACCATTTTGCGAATAAAAGTTGGTATCGCGGTGGTGGTGCTTATGGTAATGATATGAATAGTTTTCAAATTATTGATAAAGATGATTTTAAATTTCTCCACCTTGCTCTGGAGATGGAACCAACCACCGATGATTTACTATGGGCACAACGGGTACTGGACGGCAATCCAAATCTTCCTGTGATTATCACGACGCATGAATGGTTGGTACCATCATTAGACAAAAATAGTCCTTGGGCCAATGACTATGATGCTTACTTTAAAGGCACCTCTCATCTCTCTCCGGATAAGGTATGGGATCGTTTTGTTCGTAAAAATAAAAATATTTTTATGATATTAAGTGGGCATGCGTGGACGCCAACGGTTGAAGGCATATCAAATGGAGAAAATTTACGTATTGATAAAAATGATGATGGCTACCCTGTCTATCAATTATTACAAGACTACCAAGGTAATACGATTGGTCCTGATGGTAAACCAGGATCAGCTAATGGCGGCGGTGGTTGGTTACGTTTTATTGAATTTGATACTGAAGCTAAAAAAATCCATTTTTATACCTATTCAACTCTGCTTAACAAATATGCGGGGAAAAATGGTGAAAGAACATTTAATATTCCTGCTGAATACTCAGATTTTGAATTAGATTTTCCACCACAATTATTAAATTAA